Below is a genomic region from Candidatus Binatus sp..
TTTCGATCTGTTCTCAAGCCTCATGGAAGAATCGCTTCCAGAAGGCCTCGACGAGGCGGACGATGAGCTGCGGGCGGCCGGACTGAACCCCGATACGGTCGGAGCTGAGGTTGAAGCACACGCCGCCGCCGTCTTGAGGCGTCTGACAGAGGAAGAGCGCAAGCGGGCAGTTGCAGCGCGCGAGCAGTTCCGCCGCGAGCTTGAAGCAGCCCGATCGGAAAGGGAATGGACCGAAGAGGAACTCAAGGCGGAAATCGCAGCACTGGCGGCAGAGGCTGGCTCCCAACAAGGCGCTCCCGCCGTTGCAGCGCACTTCCAAAAGTTCGAAGGCCGCGCCAGCAAGAGTGACCTGGAAAGCTTGCTCTTGGAACTCCTCTTCCTCCGGGCGAAAAACCGCAACTCGGAGCCTTAGAAGATGTCTGACGCAGCACGATTGGCCGAGCAGGTCGTTGCGGACCTGTCGATACGCGACCCTGCTGACCTCGACGTGCAAGCGATCGCGTGGGAACTGGGTGCATTCGTTCGAGAGGAGCCTCTCGACGGCGCTGCCGCCCGCGTTGCGCGCTATGGTGAAAAGGCAATCATTACGGTTTCGACCCGGCTGCGAGAGCCGGGACAACGGCGATTCGCGGTCGCTCACGAACTTGGACATCTTGTTCTTCATGGGAAAGACAGTGCGCTGTGTCTCTGCCTCGAAAGCGACCTTGAAATGAATGCGCGCGCTTCCCGGCGCGGCATTGCCGACGCTCAAGACCGGGAACACGATGCAAATCGTTTTGCGAGTGCCCTTCTGATGCCGACGAAGCTTTTTCAGCCGCGTTGCGATGCACAGCCGTGCTTTGCCACCGTCGAAAACCTCATGGAAGCTTTCAAGGCATCTCTCACGGCCACGGCGATTCGGTATATCGACTTTTGTAAGGAACTCGGTGCCGTCGTGTACTCCAAAAACCGACGCATCAAATGGTATCGTGGCAGCAAGGATTTCGAGCTGCACATCAAGGTCGGAGATGAGGTCGATTCCTACAGCATCGCTGACGACTGTTTCTCTGGAAAAACGGTCCCGCGAAGACCGACCCGCGTGGATGCGTCATGCTGGTTGGCATGGGGATACAAGAAAGATGCGACCATTCTAGAAGAGTCGCGCAGCCTGACGAGCTATGATGCGGTGCTGACGTTGCTTCACATTGGCCAAGACATCGAGCCAGAGTGGGAGCCGAAGGAGAGCTTCACTCCTGACGGGCGCTACCGTCGCCGCTGATGTGGTGGCGACCCGCGAAAACCTCGACGATTGCATCGACCCACATCAGGCCGCCGACGCTCGATATAGTCAAGCCGCTGAACGTCGCCCTCCTACTGCATCACCGAGCCGCGCGAGATCACTTGCAGCGCGTTGACAGTTGCGAGGCGGCGTTGGTCAGTTCATCGCATTTCGGCAGGCAATCACGATGAGATCAGCAACAAGGCACGCACGCGGTTCAAAGACCACGTCGAAAATCGTCTCAAGGTCTAGCTTCAAATCACTGTCAAAGAGTGACCTGATGTCGGGAGATCGCAAGCGCGCCCTTCGATCGAACGCCGCTGGCCGTCCCAATGCCTTCGATTGCGACGTCAGCGGTACGCGAAATCATTTTACCGCGTCTTCCGAACCGCATTTGGCCGAGCGCCCCATGAACGCTTTTGGCCAGTTTCCAACGGCGGCCACTAAGTTTTGCCGCGTCCCAATGGCGCGAGACGAGCAGTCCGACGAGAGCCGAGGTGATCAACGACTACAGCCGCAACGTCGCGACGTTCTTTCGCGTGCGGCAGCGTCACTTCCAAGCGCTGGTAGACATGATGCGTTGGCAGCTCACGACACGCGCGGAGTTCGAGCGGCTGATTGCCACGGACGCGGAAACGCTGACTGACCTGGAACGATCGGCGCGCTTTTTTCTACCTGCAGCGGACGGGCTTCGCGGGCAAGATCCCCAGGGCGGGGCTTCGGCACGTCGGCGATGCGCGGCGGCGCGTTCGATATCAGGCGGATCGCGCCGCACCTGGAAGAGCTTCACGCGCGCCTCAGCGGAGTCACGATCGAGTGCCTGCACTACGCGGATTTTATCGTCCGGTACGACCGGCCGGCGACGCTCTTCTATCTCGATCCGCCATACCTCGGCTACGAGAAAGAGTACGAGGGATCGTTCAAGCGTGAGGACTTCGAGCGCCTTGCGTCGGTTCTGAGCGGCGTGAAGGGCAGGTTCATCATGTCGCTGAACTATAATCCGATCCTGCGTAAGTGCTTTGCGGCGTTCTCGATCACGACGGTCGATGCGAGGTACACGGCCGGCGGTACTAAGAACGCTAAACTCGTGAAGGAGCTGCTGATCACTGCCGGCGGCGCGGCCGTAAATTGACGCGAGAAAAGCCGCGGTTGTTGTTTTGCCTCCTCATTTGAGGTACAAGAATCACAACCTTTTTGAGGATGAGGTGGCGGGTGGCGGTAAGAATACTCCATAAACAAATAGAAGTCGTTGATGTGCTTGCCGAGTTAGGACTACGCGCGGAGATCCTACGGGATGCGATCGTTGCGGGCGAGACAGCCCGCGATGGCTGTACCGAGAACGATGCCATCAATGCACCGGGTTTCTACGCATACGCTGGAACAATACGGTCCCTGAGAGATCAACTCGTCGGTGGCGAGGGCTGGAGTCGACGAGATGAGCAAGGCCTCCCGATGGTTGTCTCTCCCGACGGAAAAATCGGAATTGTCGTCGGAAGCGGCGACGAGGCGACCGGCAATCACGAGGTTAGCCCCCGAAGCAAGCATTCAAAGGGCCCTGCCACGGTCGCCGTAATCAACCGAAACGTGCAGTTGCAGCTCTGGTCGAGTGACAACGTAACAGATCCCGTAGACGTTGAAATCGACCCCAACATTCGTACCTACGTTTTGTTGCGATTTAGGGATCGCGATACCGTGTACTGCGAGTTGTCTGTCCCATCCGGCAGCGATTTAGAAAAGCGCATCAACAAGTGGTCGGAGCGAATCATTCTCGCCCCGATTTCGCTTGTTCCCGGACCGGAGTTTCAAGGCGATGGTCGTGATCGTGGCGAGAAGATCGAGGTCGTTGTTTCGCGCCGCCGTGCTTAGAATCACATTGCTGTAAGCGAAGCTTTGCCATGCCGAGTGAGTTCTGCCCGTCAAGGTTGACCCTCGCCCGAAAACGACGCGGGATGACCAGATCCGCCCTGGCCCAAGCCGCGCATTTGAGCGCTAATATCATTCAGGCCTACGAACGCTGCGAAAAATCGCCGTCGGGTTCTACCGTTCAGTCATTGGCAGATATTCTGCGGTTCCCCGTCGAGTTTTTTTCGGCCGGCGATGTGGACGAATTTCGCGCCGACGGCGTGAGCTTCAGAGCTCTGAGTTCGTTGACAGCCGCCCAAAGGGATAGAGCTCTTGCAGCGGGCGGTCTGGCCGAACAGCTCAGCCAATGGATCGAAGAGCGATTTACTACGCCGGCTCCCGATGTTCCGAGTCTTAGGGGCTTTCCTCCTGAGAGTGCGGCCGAAGCACTCCGTGCTGAATGGCGACTCGGCGAACGACCGATAGCTAATATGCTTCACCTTTTGGAGGCGCGCGGAGTTCGCGTTTTCTCGTTGCCCACTGACTGCTCACGAATTGACGCGTTTTCGGTCTGGCGTGACGATATTCCGTTCGTCTTTCTGACCACCACGAAATCGGGGGAACGAGGTAGGTTCGATGCCGCTCATGAATTAGGCCACCTGACGCTCCACCAGCGTGGCGGGCCGACAGGTCGAGAAGCTGAGAGCGAGGCCGATCGCTTCGCGTCGGCGTTCCTCATGCCGCGAGCCAGCGTAATAGCTTCAGCGCCTAGGAGCACAACTCTCTCCTATCTAATCAAGTTGAAGGAGAATTGGATGGTGTCGGTCGCCGCCCTCGTGCACAGGCTCAAGTCGTTGAACCTGATCACAGAGTGGCACTATCGAACGTTATGTATCGAGCTGTCTCAAAAGGGGTATCGAACCAACGAGCCTGGGCAACGGATTCAAAGAGAATCGTCCCAATTGCTCAGTAAGGTATTTGCAACCCTTCGGAATGAAGGTGTTTCGAGAGCGACGGTTGCGCGGGAATTGGACATTCTGGGCGAGGAGCTGGAATCTGTGATTTTCGGAATGGTAATCACCTCCGTTCCGGGGGGCCGCAGAAATGACCCCACCTCCGCAAGAGTCCCAAGCACCAACCGGTTGCAGGTTGTTCCGAACGATTGAGCTTCTGCCGGGCGGGTACTTCCAACCCATCGGGCAATCCGAAAGTCGATCCGAAAGTTTGGCGCGAATCGCGATCGATCGAAGGTCAGCGACGAAAAATTGCTTAATTTCATTAGAGAATCAGACTTTCGGATCGGAAAATTGCAGCAGCGATCGAAAGTGATCCTGAAGTTCGGCGGCCGCCGAGTTGTTGGTCGCCCAATGTCGCGATGCGTCGCATCGGGCTCAAAACTGTGGATAACCATCTGCACCGATCCGAAAGTTTGAAAATTGCTTTCCGGATAGTTGCACCCGGACTTCAGACCCTCGGAAAAGCCGCAGAACTGCGAGCGATTCTGCCGATCCAGGCGGATCGATCCTACTTCATACCGCCTCAGTCCCGCCCCATTCCGCAAGATCGTTAACCATCTGTCCTGTCACAGATTACGAGACGACCTACACCCAAGCGGGCCAGTTGCTCCGCGACATTGCCAAACGTCAATGTCCTGATTTTTTGCTGGACTTAAGGATGGAATAGCAACGCTCCAGAATCTCGTGGGCTTCCCGCAAAGGATCTTCTAGCCAGCCGATGAATGCTTGGCCGTCAGGAGTCCATGTGCGCTCTGTTTGCGCCACAAATCCAGCCGCCAAAGATCGCACTGACTGAGCGAAATGTTTGAAGAATTTGCCACCGAAACCCAGAATTCTTTGACCAAAAGGGGTCTCTGCGCTCTCCTCCGAATGTTAGTGAGGCCGGACCCTTTAAAAGGGCAGGCCCGGCCTCGATGCGACTCGCTCCTAGCCCTCAAACTACTTCGTGACTTTCGCCTTCCGAGTCCGCTTGATCTTCTTGCTCCGTGCTGCCGAACCGTAGCGCTTCTTGAAGCAGGCGCGGCATCGCATATCGCATCTCTTCTTAAAGGACGGTGAGAGATCGTCGCTGCCGCTTTCTCAAAGCGTCCCCAAAATCATTGCACTTCGGTTCGGTAAGCCCTGCCATGGTGTGCCTACTGACAACTCCGAAAGCTGCGAAAAAAATTGAGTTTAGGCCGATTTCAGAGTTTTCAGTAGGCACAGGCGGCGCGGCGCGAAGGCGTCTCCCACACACGTGGACGGTCCGAAGGTCGAAAGCGCCGTGATCCAACCGCAACCTGGCTGCGATCGCGAGTGGTTCGCCGCCTCGAAGGTGTTGTACCGCGGGTAGCAGAATCTTCTCCCCCATGCCGATGTGCATAAGAAGACCACGGCGGAACTCGCCGAATGCCTCCATATCGATATTCTCGAGATTGCGGCTGGCGCGAGCGAGCAATTGATCGAGGCGTGCATGATCGCGTTCGAGGAAGCTGCGGACTGCATCCCGTTCCGTCATCAGATTGCCCAGGGTCAATCAGGGAGGAGTCGCGCGGAAAAATGCCGATCGCTCCCTCGTAGGCGCGCGCGATCGCATGATCCACGAATGGGTAGTCGCCCGGCTCGCGTACGCGGAACTCAAAGATCGCGCCGTCGCCCGGCCCCACCTCAAAACTCTGCACCGTGCCCGAGCCCGCCAATTCCATCGGCGACGACCGCGAGCAGGCCCCCATGCGCCACCAAGTCGCGATCACTCGGATCGGAGAAACCGAACGAATCCTGGTGCTCGGTTCGTCGTCTCACATCCTGGGCGTTTCCAGGCGCGGCCCTGCCCGAGCGGCTGCGCCTCGGTCCGCAGCGCGATGAATCAGGCCTACGCTACGCGTGACGCTGGCCGCGCGCGCCTGCTGCTCCACAATCTCGCGCGCCGGCTTGAACATCAGCATCCTGGCGCCGCCGCCGCGCTGCGCGAGGGACTGGACGAAACTCTGACCGTGATGCGCCTGGGGCTGCCCCAGAATCTCGAACGGGTGCTGTCCTCCCCCAATCTGATTGAGAACCTGTTCAGCCGGGTGCGCGAGATTGGACACCGGGTCAAACACTGGCAGAGCGGCACCATGGTACTGCGCTGGACCGCGACCGCTGTGCTCGAGGCCGAGCGCGGCTTCCGCAAGCTCGCCGGCTATCGCGCCATGCCGACCCTGGTCGCCGCGCTGCACGCCCCGCGATACTCAACTCGATCGCAATCACCAGCGGGCTTATGGGAGTGAAGGTCCGTACTGGAAAAAACGACTTCTCCGTCCTGTACGGGAAAGCGGCCCAGTGCTCCCAAGCGTTCTAATGACCGTGAAAATGGTGGCTCTAACCAACATGCAGTCGCTGATGAAACACTGAGCTAACGATGATATTCAATTTGGTATGCCGCTTATCCTGCAGACAAGCGACATTGATAGCTTGCGAAGCCGCGCTCGCGACGTCGATGTTGCTCAATTTGACGCGGCCAAGCCCTCCGGGATAACTCTGCCTGCTCTCTTGGAACTCGTTTGTTCCTGGTCGATGTGGTCGCAGTCTGCTGGAACAGCCCTTCGTCAAATCATTGATGGCTGGTCGCAAGATCTGCCCGACCTGCGACACGCGCGAAAACTATTTGCGATGGGAGATTCGCCGAAAACACCGGGATCCTTTGATGCTCCTCGCAAGGAGCTTTGGCACATTCGGTCTAGAAGTGACTGGGCAGATGATCCAGCTTTTTTATTCCAAGCGAGATTCAGGAGGAGTCTCGAGAAACACGGTTTCGGCAAGAAACTCTCTCTTGCGCTATCAAAAGCAATGCAAGAAATGGCCGACAACATTATTCAGCACAGTGGACCCGACGAAGAGCATCCGGCGGTCGGACTAGTTGGTTACCACGTCGACGGGCAATGGATGACGTATGCAGTCGCGGACGTTGGCCGCGGAGTGCTGGCCAGTCTCGAGACCAACCCGAAATGGTCCACCTTAACTGAGTCAGGAAATGCCCTTCGCGCAGCCGTGTATCAGAGGGCCTCTCGTCGAGTCAATTCTCCTTATGGCACCGGTTTTTCGGAAGTACAAAAGTCTCTTGCGGACTTAAATGGCACACTTCGCTTTCGAAGCGGCGACGCAAGCCTGACTCTCGTCGGTCAACGAGCCGCTCGGCAGGCGATTTTCAGCTCTAACCCGTATCTCGTCGGGTTTCAGTTGGCGGTGACTTGCGGCCTCGCTGTGGATAGTTCAATCCGTGCTCTGCCGCACGAGGCTTGACTTTGCGCGCGGCTCGGGGTTAATCTCACTTTGTCAGGTGAGGATATGAACATCATCGCTTATCGACTGAATCAGTCGCCAAAACCTATCCATGTGGCCGGCGCGACCTTAGGACAGAAACACATTGAGCTTCTCCGCAAACGGATTCAGAACGGTGCCGATGAGATTGTGATTGTCGATTTCTCGGGAATCGAGTCGGCTACAGCGAGTTACCTCAAAGCAACAATCGTATGGCTGATCCAGTCTGCCAGATTGGCGCTCACCAATGGTGTGAATCACGGTGCTCCACATGGCCCTCACGATCCGATTCCTCTTTCGATTTATCCAGTTGTAGCTGGACTCGGCGCCGATGTTCGAGAAGAATTAGATGCCGTCCTGCCTGGCTACCGATTGACATGTCTCGAAACGCTCAAGCGCTCTGAGCGACGGATTCAAACAGCCGTAATACATGGTCCCCTAGACCACGCTCTCCAAGATACACTGCGAGCTCTCACCGAGTGCGGTTCCGGGACAGCTTCGTCGCTGCACAAACGATTTCCGGACCGTAAAATCTCAATCACGGGATGGAACAATCGGCTCGCAGATCTCCACATGCTTCGCTTGGCAATGCGCAGAAAGGAAGGGCGTCAGTGGTTGTACGAGCCTGTGGCAGCAGAGGTGAAAAATGGGCGAGAAAGTTAAGCGGAAGCACGCCCAACAGTTTCGCCATCTCCAAGACGAAGCTTATGGGACACTTGCCGATCCAAACTTATTCTCAAATCGGCGGCTGTTGATCGCGCGCGCATACCGCTGTCGGGGAAACGGTCGTCCTGTGTCTGTCGGCACCAGGGTGATCGTCATGTCGAAGGACAAAGCCCATTTTGTGGTGCTGGATGGAAATGACCCAGTCGGCGACGTAGTGAATGAGGATTGCGCGACACTCGCGACGATCAATCGAAGAGAGTCGAAACCACTGATTGGCGAGATATCTGAACCGTCCGAGTTGACTGGCGATTTTCTTGTTTTATGTGACGCTGAAATGGAGGAGGACGATGTTGACAAGAACGCGGACGGCACGCGCCGACGGACTAAGAAGCGATAACAAACTAGTTCCCTGTCGAGATTGTTATTTCTTGCCGGAATGCGGCGGCTTGGATGGGCAGCAGGAACTGTGGGGGTGTTTCGCCCAATGCAAATCCACGGGTCTCTGCAATCAGTACGATTGGACATGTCCCTGTCGCCCACAGGAGTTTGCGCGGCGTCTCGCCGAAGTGGGTGGAAATTTTAGTTCCAGTTCGTCAACAATTCTAACTGCTTTGCCAAGCAAAAGTGGATTGCCCTTCTACGTGCCCGTCATCCATCATGGTTCCGGTCGGCGGGTGCGATTGAGACAGCAAATGGTTGCGTTGCCGACATTCGAGGTGATCGGCTTGCATAGGGGAGGTACGTACGGTCCGGTGGCAGAAACCGGGACGGCCCTTCG
It encodes:
- a CDS encoding ImmA/IrrE family metallo-endopeptidase, producing MSDAARLAEQVVADLSIRDPADLDVQAIAWELGAFVREEPLDGAAARVARYGEKAIITVSTRLREPGQRRFAVAHELGHLVLHGKDSALCLCLESDLEMNARASRRGIADAQDREHDANRFASALLMPTKLFQPRCDAQPCFATVENLMEAFKASLTATAIRYIDFCKELGAVVYSKNRRIKWYRGSKDFELHIKVGDEVDSYSIADDCFSGKTVPRRPTRVDASCWLAWGYKKDATILEESRSLTSYDAVLTLLHIGQDIEPEWEPKESFTPDGRYRRR
- a CDS encoding DNA adenine methylase, coding for MRGGAFDIRRIAPHLEELHARLSGVTIECLHYADFIVRYDRPATLFYLDPPYLGYEKEYEGSFKREDFERLASVLSGVKGRFIMSLNYNPILRKCFAAFSITTVDARYTAGGTKNAKLVKELLITAGGAAVN
- a CDS encoding XRE family transcriptional regulator, which encodes MPSEFCPSRLTLARKRRGMTRSALAQAAHLSANIIQAYERCEKSPSGSTVQSLADILRFPVEFFSAGDVDEFRADGVSFRALSSLTAAQRDRALAAGGLAEQLSQWIEERFTTPAPDVPSLRGFPPESAAEALRAEWRLGERPIANMLHLLEARGVRVFSLPTDCSRIDAFSVWRDDIPFVFLTTTKSGERGRFDAAHELGHLTLHQRGGPTGREAESEADRFASAFLMPRASVIASAPRSTTLSYLIKLKENWMVSVAALVHRLKSLNLITEWHYRTLCIELSQKGYRTNEPGQRIQRESSQLLSKVFATLRNEGVSRATVARELDILGEELESVIFGMVITSVPGGRRNDPTSARVPSTNRLQVVPND
- a CDS encoding hemerythrin domain-containing protein, whose translation is MTERDAVRSFLERDHARLDQLLARASRNLENIDMEAFGEFRRGLLMHIGMGEKILLPAVQHLRGGEPLAIAARLRLDHGAFDLRTVHVCGRRLRAAPPVPTENSEIGLNSIFFAAFGVVSRHTMAGLTEPKCNDFGDALRKRQRRSLTVL
- a CDS encoding transposase gives rise to the protein MIHEWVVARLAYAELKDRAVARPHLKTLHRARARQFHRRRPRAGPHAPPSRDHSDRRNRTNPGARFVVSHPGRFQARPCPSGCASVRSAMNQAYATRDAGRARLLLHNLARRLEHQHPGAAAALREGLDETLTVMRLGLPQNLERVLSSPNLIENLFSRVREIGHRVKHWQSGTMVLRWTATAVLEAERGFRKLAGYRAMPTLVAALHAPRYSTRSQSPAGLWE